Genomic window (Acomys russatus chromosome 2, mAcoRus1.1, whole genome shotgun sequence):
TGGTTTTCAACAGCACCTTCCATTTGGCATCTAAACAGGATCAGTTGACAATGTGTTTCTGTCTACATTACAAAGTTAAACCTTTGACCTGTTTTGTGGCTGACATGTAAAAGAGCTGGGAGGATAAACCGGCTTTCCTTAATGTTCCAAAAAAATGTATGATAACACTGTTCTAGGCTATCGAAGGAGAGACAAAAACTGCCAGCATTCTTCCAACCACAGTCAACCAAAACCTCAAATGACAGAACCCATTGGTGTCACATAGAAGCACAGGGAAAGAGTAGAAATAGCTGCCCTCCCTTGACTCTCAGAAGATGTGCCTTGTCTCCTGTATCTAATCTTTCTCCCAAAGGCTAACTCCATCCTCTCCCATCGCCTGTGGAACCTGACACATCCCTTGCTTCCTCTCTTGTGGTCCTTAACCTAAAATTATAAACACACTGGAGTATCTTAATAATAGCCCTGTCATTCTCACCATGTACTAACGTCTAGCTCTCTGATTTCCTTTCCTTCGGCAGACATTATACAAAGGTTTTTTGAAATTCATTCCTTTCGACTTACCTTTTTGTTGCTCTCAtacttttaagagaaaaagggGATCCTCTTTAGTCCTTCTCTCACCTTGCTCATTTGCTACCATGACCAGTGTTgacctttcttccctcctttatcagtttatcttttccttgttttcctaGTACACAAAAGATCTCTTGATTCCTCTTAatccttgaaattatttttaacttgaaaTCTGACTCTACCCTCTTTGCCTATGTGGCTTTGGGTCAGCTACATCGTACTGACCTGGCCAGCCTCTGACTTGCCTCTCTGTGTGGCTCGAGGTTCTGCCTGCAACAGAAGTAAAAGTGCATTTTTATAGTTTATCCTGTGAGCTTGACTGGAAAAAATGATGTCCAGGAAGCCATTAACGGACATTTTTGGGTATGTCTATGAAGGCATTTCCAGAGAAGACTGGCATGAGGAAAGGACAAGTGAGGAAGGCTCACCTCGAGCTTGGGACGTACCACCCAGGTGGAAAGAGTGAACAAAGAGGACTCGTGTTGGTTCCCTCTCTGCTCCTGGTgaggctttggttttgttttgacttggcttgctcttcatgttGCTCTTCCATGAGGACATGAGATTTGAGGTGCCTTGGGTTGGAGCTGTATCATTTGGTCCCTCTTGTTTGGAAGCTTCCTTGGACTGAGCAACTGctatttttcccttactctccaGTCCTCCCTGACAGAAAGGCAAGGACTAGGTATCCTCTGATTGCATAAATCATTTCTAATATAGCTCTTTATAGTTATGTATTCTAGTGGTCCTGTTCCTCTGGAGACTCCTGACAAGTACGACAGTCTAATCTAACAAGCACTACAAGGAATGATGAAACATCAGGAAAGAATTACCAGACCTGGGAGAAAATTGGAAACTTAGGAAATTGGAATACTTTCTAGGTAAGAACACAGCTAGTTTCAAAAGCACAGAGAAATCTGATTAAGAagagatatgtatatgtatccaGTGTACTCTCCCTCCTCTTATCCTATCTGATCACTGCTCAAACCTGACTAGGACTTTGGACTATGCTAAGTGGACAGAAGGGGATGAGGGGCAGCCAGCATTCACTGCTCTCTACTCTCTGTCAGTGTGATGTGAGTAGCCCCTTCACACTCCTGAGGGAGACTTCCCTGGTAGGAAGTACAGGGAGGCAGATAAGCCCCttctccctgaagttgcttttaTCAACAATATTTTATCATTAACAGGAAGGCAAACTGAGAAATCTAACCAAAGATGCAAAAGAACTCTAGGAAAACTTTATAACACTAAATACAATTAAAGAGGACATTAGGGATGGATCCCCATTGCTTGTGGTTTGGTAGaatcaatactttgaaaatgGCTATATTAAAAATGATCCACAGATTTAATCCAATGATATTCTTCGTAGAactacaaaaaaacaacaacaacaacaacaaaaaaaaacaaaaacttagtttCACAGGGAAGCACAAAAGATCCTGAATAGCCAAAATAACCCTCAACAGAAAGAGTGATAACAGAGTTATTGAGTGAGGATAGAATGAGGGAAGTATGGCAACAcggaggggaaaaagaaggaaaagggcgCTGTTCCTAGACTCGCTTGATTCTTCTGCTGAGAAAGGTAGGGAAATTTAGACTCCCAGATAAGGACCGAATGGATTATGGAGACATGATGTGTTTTCTACAAGGCATCTTACCCAAGAAGGTAAATAAATTGTGCTCGGTTGCGGCCAAATGATGCATTCTTAGAGATACCCCAATCACGGGTATCAAGAACAATAAACAAGGCTAGGCTTACTTAGGCAAGCATGAGATGTAATCACATGTTCTCAACACCCACTCCCTAGAACTAAATGATGCCTTACTGAGAACACTTCTGTAACCTTTAATCTTATTACAAATTACACTCTTAGGGGAATGTGAGAAAGAAGCAGGGGAGGGTCACTTGTCTCTTAGCAATCTTTAGAGATTTAACTTGAGAGTCACTCAAATCCCATATTTACCCATTGTAATGAAGCCTAATTGTGACTTCTCAGAGAAGCCCATACTTGCTCTATTGGGtgtgcttactcttcctctctgggaaaacctttttttttttttttccttccaaaacaGGCTTtgtctgtatagccctggctatcctggaattcactctgtagaccaggctgacctcaaacagagactggcctgcctctgcctcctgagtgctggaattaaaggcatgcaccaccacccctggctgagCCTTTCTATTTTTAGTAAATCGAACTCTGCTTCATATTTCGGTTGCCTTGAAATTCACTTCTGTATAGAATTATGAATCTAGTTTAACAATCTAGCTGCTACTATGATGTGGAGATGTGCTGTATTTGCCAGTAATTGCATTACAATAACTAACCAAATAACTAACAGTATAGCAAATTATGATGCAGACATATAGCAAAACTGTATgaccaggcacacagacacaaagacacagacaaacagccagccagccagtcaggccaacacacacacacacacacacacacacacacacacaaaccccagatatgcaaaataaaaaatagaatagagGACCCCtaagcaaacacacaaatactCAGCTATATCcatttaatgtttaaataaaagTGCCAAAAAGCATACATTGGAAAATGGCAACTTCTTCAACTTATGTTGCCATGAAAATTGAATACAaaattagatccatatttcttacctggaagaaaaaaatcagttcaaaatggatcaaagatcttcAAATaagaaactttgaaaaaaaaaaaaaagctttgaaatTTCTAGGGGAAAATATCTGAATATATAAACATAGGCAAGAACCTTCTGAAAAGGATTCAAACAGCACAGGGAATAACTCAAAGAACTGGCAAATGggataacacaaaataaaatttctacacAGAAAAGTAAACGATTacctgaatggaaaaaaaatcctacaaaatagaaaaaaatataattaccaACTGTGAGCCACACGAAGGTTAATCTctagaatagataaagaactgaaaaaaattaaatactccCAAATCTTCTAATCAATAAACAATGACTTGAATGGACAACTGTCTAAAGAAGAAGCACTAGTAGCCAATAAATTATTTTGCCGTCCATgaagtgcaaattaaaactgttctgagagtccatctcactccagtcagaatggTTAGCAGCAAGAAAACCGTGCAGAGCAAATAcaggtgaggatgtgggaaaagAGGGTCCCTGACTCATCACTGGTGAGGAAGCTACTGGAGTGCCACCAGCCAGgttggaaatcagtgtggaggtctctcaaaacacaagcaaacaagaaataaCTCAGCAAAGAGATACCTTTAtatgacaaacaacaacaataacaaaacagctATGCCACTGCCAGAAGTATATATACTCAAAGGACCCTGTACCCTACCATGGAGACACTTGTGTACTCGTATTTATCACTGCTAAGAAATGAAACCACCCTAGATGCCCACaaaagatgaatggataaagaaaacgtgaTACGTATGTGATGCATTTACATAAGGGAGTTTTATTCAGCTACAATGAGAACTGAAGCTATGACACTGCAGAGAGATGGAACACATTGTTATGTAAACTAAGCCAGAATCAAAGACAAAGGTACATGAACTCACAtatgcaaagtgtgtgtgtgtgtgtgtgtgtgtgtgtgtgtgtgtatgagagagagagagagagagagagagagagagagagagagagagagagagagagagagagagaacaaactagaaagTCAGGtctgaaagaagcagagaggagcgAAAGAGAGACCATTGCAGAATATATGACTTGCTACATGAACGCAGAAGAGAATTACTACAGGGGAAGGAGACTATCAAGAATgtgccagggagcagagagagacaataggagagggaggggggaaataaGAACAAATTATGTATTAAAAGTCACAATGAAGCACATTACTTTGGAAGTCAacttaaaattgaatgaaaaaaaaatgtgccatcTAGAAAAACATTCTAGAAAGCAATGTTATTGGGGTTTACAAGACAGTGAAAATGGCAACTTTTGCAGTGTCTTCACTTGGGAGGGACAGGCAGTGAAAGATCAGACAGACAAGGTAACTTCAGGTGGGGATTGTGTTAGCAGGAAAGTATGGAGTGCCACACCTCTTTGTCAGGCAGTCTTGTCCTTCAGATGAGAGTTCAGGGGTGACATCTCTGAGTAGACATCAACAGAGCTTAACATGAGCATGAGCCAGGAAAGTAGGAAGGGAAGATTGTTCATAAGGGATCAAGTGTGAACGATCTGAAATAGGAAAGTTGCCCATGCCAGAGTGCGAGAGAGGAGGCCAGGGTTGGTAATGTGTGAGAGGGCAAGGGGCAATGAGGTAGGGTGGCAGCAGAAGGTGAGGTCATAAACACCTTTGTAGGTCAGGGGAAGGAAGAGTTAGTATTTTCCCATAAGGGTTTAGGCTGATCATGAAGGGCTGCTGTGTACGGATCAAGTCGTGCCTCATTTCCCGTTGCAAAATAGTAATTTTCAGAAtcctatgaaaaataaattatagtggGACAAGAGTGGAAACACTCCACTACAGTCTACACTGCGGTGACCAAGCTATACCTTGAACAGGCATGCACTGTGTAGGTAGGGATGGATTCCTGATCCAAGGTTGGCCCTTCCAGACAGGCTGGCAAGCCATGAGCTGGCTCAGAGCTAAGGGCTCTTCATTTGGATTATAGTCATCTGCAGTTTGAACTGGGGACTAACTCAAGGCTCACTATGGAAGTAAGCCTGGGATAGAGAACAGAAACAGTGGGAACTAGGAGTGCTcctgataaataataataataataataataataataataataataataataataataataataataataataataaaaattatgtaatattCATATTAGTAAGCAACAAGcagtaagccgggcatggtggcgcacgcctttaatcccagcactcgggaggcagaggcaggcggatcgctgtgagttcaaggccagcctggtctacaaagcgagtccaggatggccaaggctacacagagaaaccctgtctcgaaaacaccaaaaaaaaaaaaaaaaaaaaaaaaaaaaaaaaaaaaaaagtaacaggcAGTATTTCAGATTCTTCTGACAAGAGTCTAAGTAGCAACGTCTTCGACTCCTATGAGGAGCATGCCTCACAATTAATGGCCCACAATTAATGTCTCAATTTTTCATTTCTCAGACCTGTTCTCATTCACACCAGTTAGAAGTGACAATGACCTGGCCTAGTAATAAAAATCGCACgtcagtggttttgtttttgtttttttcctcacttgCTTAACATTTCCATCACGAAGTAATTGGGATTCTTATTCTTCACTGTCTTCCTTCCCGAGATGAAGAACCAGAGAGCCCAGTCTCTGGAACATTGATACCTGACGTGGCAAAGACCAAAGGTTTGGTTTTGCACTGGCATCTGAAAGCTAGTCACAATTCCCTGATAGAATTTGTCCTGGAGCCTGACCCAGACATATGGTCTGGACATACAAGCCAGCCTACCGGGTACCGAGAAGAGAACGGGGAGTATTTAGCACAACTACGACCGTTCACTCATCCATAACCATGGCTTTAACTGCTGCCTGTATATCAATGTCAATATTTCTAGGAGTGATACAACCAACTATTGGAATGCCACATTTGGTATCGTGGACATCTCAACTCTGATGTatcaacttcatttttttttttttttttttttttgcatagttGTAATATTTTCCCCCTGGTCAGTGGCTTTTTACCTATCTACTACCTCAAATAAGAACTCTAGATAGCAtccttgattcttttctttcctttcctaacACCGTGTCAGCCACATATATGCTGTGGAAGGGAGCTGCCTGGTAACAGCAGCCCTTAAGAAAGGTATTCAGAGCAGGAATCTTTTCTAGGGTCCCCAGCAGTGTTTGGCACTCAGCAACGGAATAGCAGGCACATTCTCTGAGGGGTGGCTCTTCACAAGCAATTCCCCGGGCTCCTAAACGACCAAGTTATCTAGAACccattgggggcggggaggggggaccTTGCTCTTGGGAAGGCACATGTATCCACCAAATAAGAACTACTCCCCTAAAGTCACCGGACAGCTTTGGATGTGAGCAACCTCGCCGCTGGCTTGCCAGAGAGGTCAATCGGAAACCAGCAGAGGCTCTTGGCAGAAGTCCCAGGAGCTGCGGCCAAGGGTCTTTGACACGCAAGCACGCGCGCGCCCGTGGATGCTGGGAGCGCGCAGCCCCGGGGTCTCCTTTCCGGTTCCCGTGGCCTGCCTCCCTCTTCACTCTTCTCCCCGGACCGCGGAGGCCTCTGTTGCCAGAGAGACGTGGATACCGCGCCACTCTTCCGCGGCCCCAGCCCCGCGTCACGGGGGCGTGACCGACTACCCAGCTATGTCTCCGCCCCTCGACGCGCGCCCCGCCCCTCGGGTCCAAGGGGGCGGGCTCTGCGGGTGCGGGATCCAGACTCGACCGACTCCCGGCGGGACCGCGTCGTGGACCGACCGCCGCTCCCCGTTCTTCCCGGCCGTCCCCTCCCGCAAGCGGACGCAGGGAACTGAGACCCCCACCACCCCGCGGCGTGTAGGGTGCCATGGAAAGCCGCTGGCGGACGAACGCAGTGGGAACGGAGGCACTGGCCGGCTGAGGCCCAGGCATGCGAAGCCCCGGCGGGAGCCTGCTCCACACGCTGCCCCGGGCCTTGCAGCACGCCTCCCGGCCGACCGGCGCGGAGCAGCCCGGCCGCAGGGCACCGGAGCGCACGGCGGGAGGGGATTGCCCCAAGGACCGCCTTCCCCGCGGGGGCGGGGCtagcgcggcggcggcggcagcagcggcggcggctgcCTCGGGCGCCCTGCTCGGCGCCTATCTGGAGCGCCACGGTCCGCCCGCGGCCTCTGACTTGCCGGCGCCGGCCGGGGCGTTGGCGGGCGGCCCCGGGAGCGGCGGCGGCGTGGTGGTCGGGGTGGCCGAGGTGAGAAACTGGCGCTGCTGCTGCCTCGGCAGCACCTGTTGGTGCCGGAGCCTCGTGCTGGTGTGCGTGCTGGCCGCCCTGTGCTTCGCTTCCCTGGCCCTGGTCCGCCGCTACCTGCAGCACCTCCTGCTCTGGGTGGAGAGCCTCGACTCGCTGCTCGGTGTCCTGCTCTTCGTCGTGGGCTTCATCGTGGTCTCCTTCCCCTGCGGCTGGGGCTACATCGTGCTCAATGTGGCGGCCGGCTACCTGTACGGCTTCGTGCTAGGCATGGGGCTCATGGTGGTGGGTGTCCTCATCGGCACCTTCATCGCTCATGTGGTCTGCAAGCGGCTGCTCACCGCCTGGGTGGCTGCCAGAATCCAGAGCAGCGACAAGCTGAGCGCCGTTATCCGAGTCGTGGAGGGAGGAAGCGGCCTGAAGGTGGTGGCACTGGCCCGGCTGACTCCCATACCTTTTGGACTTCAGAATGCAGTGTTTTCGGTAAGTGGGGCGTCCGGTTGCTcttcctcccagccccccccccccatcagagaAGAGTCCCTGACGTTTTTTATGGTACCCTGAGAAATTGATACTACAAATTCATATAACACGACCCCTCGGAAAAGCTGATAAAGCACCATTTTCTTCTGAGTGTGCTTGTGTATGAGTCTGATGAGACAGATGAGACAAAGTATCGTTTTGAGTTGGCTCGGGGGTGGCAGGCAAAGGAAAAGTGTCCCGTTGCCTTTGCAGGTCTGAAGCGGCTTTGGCAGCAGCTCTTGGGCAATAAGGCTTTATCTTTCGACCTTCCTAGCTTTCTCTCTGCCCTGTATAAATGCATCAAGGTTTTGATTCAGGTTTCCGGTTACATGGGGGCTGTGGAGGGGACGGCCCTAGACCCCAGTTCTTGGAGGAGTCTCCTAAATTTGTAATAGGTTTCTTGAAAGTAATTTGCTGTAATACTATGTAAAAGCTGAGAATCCCGTTTATCTTTCTTTAGAATTCTATTTTGAAGTTATTTGGGTGGTTAGTAAAATGACCATCCACCTTTCTCACACACACCGTCTGAAGACTCTTGCCCTTGTTGTCATAGCTTCTGCTTTTTCCGTGTCGGTTTCTATAGCTAGTGTGCACCTGATTTGAGGGTTGGGACCGCTTGACCCAGTTGACCCCTGTTAAACACAGCTACAGATTTACAATAGCATAGTACTTTTTACAAATTTAATACAGAAGTGACACTAAGAAAAAGTAAGGCTGTAGTCAATAAGTATCTTCCTCAATATccacgactttttttttttccccacagagagaaaggaaatttatTCATTGTTGCACAGCGAGAAAGTAGCAGACTCCACATGTTGAGCTGAGTTTGCTTTATAGGCCATAACATTACATTAGGGGATTTCATATTATATAGACTTAagattgtagtttttaaaatagaagcTACTAACTTCCTACTGTACTAAGATGAATATCCACGACTTTATTAGATACTAAATATTCCATGAAGTACCAGAGAGGGCCATAGGGTAAAGTAAGGCTCTGTCTAGACCATAGTTCCAAGTTTATGGGAAATTTTATGCTTTAGAACAAATTATCAAAACTATCtgacttagattttttttaagacatggtttaactctagcccaggctgtcctagaactcaccgtgtagctcaggctggcctcagagtggCCCGACCTCCTTAGCgctggattacaagcatgagcctcCACATCCAGCTTTGACTTCACTGTTTACAGAAAAGGGACTAGATGACTGAGTTTCTTTCCTGCATGAGATGATTCTGAACTAGAGGTCACACCCCAGAGTCCCAAGTAGTTAGTTAGCCCTTCAACTAAAAGGAAACCGCATGAAGTATTGAAACACAGCAGTAAATTTGGCCTCAGTCTTTCAGCTTTCACCATTTCACTCATTAACCATATAATAGATCAGCTGTACCAAGACTTTGAAGACGGACTGGGCCCCAGGTACGTGTATAATTTAATCCTGATAGTGTGCTG
Coding sequences:
- the Tmem64 gene encoding transmembrane protein 64 — its product is MRSPGGSLLHTLPRALQHASRPTGAEQPGRRAPERTAGGDCPKDRLPRGGGASAAAAAAAAAAASGALLGAYLERHGPPAASDLPAPAGALAGGPGSGGGVVVGVAEVRNWRCCCLGSTCWCRSLVLVCVLAALCFASLALVRRYLQHLLLWVESLDSLLGVLLFVVGFIVVSFPCGWGYIVLNVAAGYLYGFVLGMGLMVVGVLIGTFIAHVVCKRLLTAWVAARIQSSDKLSAVIRVVEGGSGLKVVALARLTPIPFGLQNAVFSITDLSLPNYLMASSVGLLPTQLLNSYLGTTLRTMEDVIAEQSVSGYFVFCLQIVISIGLMFYVVHRAQVELNAAIVACEMELKTSPVKGNQPNPSGSSFYNKRTLTFSGGGINIV